The genomic window agaaaagctaAACTGAAATTAAAAGCAGAAGACTAAGCTAAGTAAATTGGTCCCCTTTACATgtgacaaatgagcctatttatagatctcAGGTGGccatcgtccttaaccctaggttagctggcGTTCCCCTTACTCGTGTTATTTTTCGTCTAGAgtcaatgtcgcgacacaccaaTACCTGTGTCGCGACACAGGAGTCAATATAATCCTCTTTGGgatatcttcaggggtatgtcgtgacaccctcaagctatgtcgcgacatcgaaggcagtTTCGTGATTTCTCCATTCTGCTCTCTATTTTGCGGCATTGAGCATTCTGTGTTGCGACATAGTGACCAATATTTTTTAGTACGCCTTCTTATGGTCTCATGCACACTTATAAAGTTCATTAGCTCACCCATAGGCCTCATTAAAAgactcaattttcacattttattgaatttaacaaaacttactaaaacataattaaatcctaatgaAAATGCTtaatttcaagctcctaaagtgtgaaaactagtttaatctactacactgaATTACGGCAGATCAGTTGTTATGCTATAACTTATCATAATATATGTTGTAAGTAAGTGGTGCgttggaggttaggttgggaATTAATGGAGAGTCACtccggtggctaatgtagctccCCAAATTCGGGTCGAACCTACttggctgggtttggggtgttacattggtatTAATTTATCTTTCCACCATCTGATCTCCTCCTTAATTTATAAAACATACTAAATCAGAGCTTTTTCCCTCCTCTTTCAACTTTTGGTTAAATTTCCTTGAAATGGGCTGAAACTACATTTATTTAAACCCAAAGCCTTAACAAAGAAGCTTTTCAATCTCCATCGACCATCGTTAGACAATCTCCCAACTCAAATATGTTTCCATTCTCGACGATATTTTCTCCTTGACTTTTTAGAATAACCTCTATCACTTGGAACTCTCCAACTAACTTTTGACTAAATCTGGTACATCTAAATCTctttatatatattgattttttcTCTGATTTTATCTATCACTTTGCTTTTGTCAGTCTTGTTTGGGGCTTGTTGAAATaatatacttcaatttttttctttctttttggtatTTTTGTTTGGTTTGACTATGGCCATGATGATATTTAGTTGTTGTGGGTTAGGGTGTGTAaataacttaattacaaatttttttgGATTATGGTTTTGGTCAAAGGTGAATTGGAGATTGAATTAAGAATGAAATGTTTTTGAGTTGTTTAGGTTAAAGATGAGGCATAGGATTGATAGTGACGTTGCTAGGGTTTAAGGCTTGAATTGTTATTGATATTATTTAGTTTAATGAGTTAAAGAGTAATTGTGtaaaaattaagtgattaaagtGTAAACTTGTAatcttataaataatttagtgattaaattataaacttaTAGATAGTTGAGTAatcgaattttaaaattatcaataacaATCTATTAATTTAAGTGATaacctttaaataatttaatgattaatttataactttttaaaaattaagtgagTTTACTCGATAAAAAAAAACCATTGTTACTTTTACATGGTCCCACGCTCCCCCACTCCTCGCTTTTCATCACTGCCACCGCAAAGTGCCACCTACGTGGCTCCCTTTATTCTTAACCATTCGTTTCTCCTGGATTCCTTCAATCCACACATGTTCCTTTTATTCCTTCTCATCTGATTATGAAACATACAAAACCCTAAACGAATCATCAGGAAAACAGAGGTGCCGCTTCTTTTGCACTTTCTTTTCCtcacattttcattttattttgtattaGAAGAGGTAAAACTAAAACATAAAGTTCTCTTTCATTTCTCTTTTctcagaaaaatatatataatatatatttggtgCTCTCTATCTTTGCCACAAAAAGGGTTATCTTTAGGGTTTTCTTTCTTCCCAACTTCTAACCTTTTTTGTGTGATTTTCTTCGCAGCCAAACAGCTGTTAAGAGCAAATGGCAGATTCGACGGTCATCAACGGCGAAGTGGAGAATCAGATGGCGGACAATTTCTACGACGCTGATAAAGCCAAACTCACTGAACAGGATAGCAAAATTAAAGCGCTTGAAAGTGAGAAACTGGACCTGAGCAACGAGAACAAAGAGTTGAAGGAGAAGATGAAAAAGGCGACGTTAGAAATTGATCAACTGCGAAACAAGGAAGAAGAAATGAGGCAAGAAATGGATCACTGGGACGAAGACAAGAAGGTTCTGGAATCAGTCGCCGCGAGATCGGCTGATCTCGAAACCGAGGTTGCGAGGCTTCAACATGATCTGATCACTTCGATGAGTGATGCAGATGAAGCGAACAAGCAGTCGATGGAGTTGAAGAGAGAATTGGAAGAGAAAGGGTTGGAGATTAGGAGATTGGGCAAGGAAATCACTGAACTGAAGAAAGAGAAAGTTGAGAACGAGAAGAGAGAGAGGGAGTTGGAGAGGAAATTAGGGGTTCTAGAAGTGAGGGAATCGGAGGAGAGGAGCAAAAATGTTAGGATGGAAGAGGAGCTGAGGCAACAGCTGGATGTATTCAAGAATAAAGTTAAGGACCTGGAAGCAGAGGTGGCGAGAACGAGGGTTGAACTGGAGACGACTAAGGAAGAACAACGAGAATCTGAGGAGAGGGCGATGGGCTTCAAGTTAAAGTTGTTGGAATTGAAGGAGGAGGTAGAGAAGAAGGCTGCTGATGGTATCAATGGGAAATCAAGAGAGATTGTTGAGACTGCTGAGAGTAAAGAGAAAGGGCTAAATGTTCCGCCGCTTGTGGCAGCAGGATCGGCTGCAGCTGTCCTTGTTGCGGCTGCTGCGGTGTATCTTTGCTGTAGGAAGCGGTCGTAATTGATGATTACTGGTGCATGATCATCGCGGTTAGGATTTCATTATACGAATAATGAATCTGGGTTCAATTTTTGATAGGTACTGGGATTTTCAATTTTCTGCCCATGAATCTCACTTTCTTCTACTACTATATACTTATGTTGTTTGCTAGTTGGcaattataattttgaaaaccaGTGTGGCACTTCCATTTAGTTTTTGAAGGAATTTCTGCAGTTTGGCTTGATGCTTTAAGGGCACTGTtatgttttctttgttttattttgttattgtgAATTTAACGTAGTCCTAATCACCCTTCCTTGCCTTTTGGTTTTTCTGTTTTTGAACTGGCCTTCTGGTTTATTCAGTTGCAATGTTATTTGAATTTTGCATATggaatatatttattaaaatgacaaaattgtatgatgttttttattattatttaaattgtataaataattattgatTTATAGAGAGACAAAACtattttcttgtttttgataGTTTTCTATGTTGGGACTCGATTGATATCAAGGATATTATTATAGTAGACATATGTTTTAGTTATTTGATCATCCCTTTGCCAATTGTCTTAGTTATAATATTAGTCCAAATATTACACCCCTCTTAGTCGACTCATTGTCGAATTTGGATAAGTAACTTTACATTTGATGCTCAAACATTAATTGACAGTCCATGCTTTTGAACTTCTCAGTTCAAGTATAAGTAGGTCTTAAAATCGACAATAAAGCTTTTTGTTCAAGCAAACAAAAACTAAAGCCTCCTTCAAGTGAAACGGTATTGATATCTTTTGgggaggtatcgatattttaagGGATGGATATTGATATTGAACCGTTCTCAAAAGTCCAATTAGATATTAACTCGGAAGGTTAGGTTGCCTCTTCTTCAAGTATTGGTACATGAATTAAGAGTATTGATACCACATGATAGGGTATTGGTACCAATGTCCTCTCAAAGGCTCAAGTAGATACTCCCTTAGCAAGTATTGGTACCCCTGTTTTAGGTGCCGTTACTTGGGCGTAATACATTCCAAGACAACAATTCTAGGTCATCTTTTAGGCTAGAAAACCATACCAAATCTTGATACGCACTAGCATGCTTCTTAAGACTCTAAACTCAACTAAAACCTTTTTAAATGCATTAAACACTAGCAATCCATCACTTATCAACCAAGCAGTCTAAGTGTCTCTTTTCTATGGCAACCTTAACTAGATGACTAACCTTACTTAGGTAAAAGAGCAAACATTAAAACCATACATACTTTAGTCATCATAGCAAACATAACTACAGGCAATTAACATGGCACCATTCATCCATAGTTTACTTAATCTATAAAACTTCTAAAGATTTGGCTTGAACcattctatacatgccactaaGAACTAACATATGTACATAACCAAAAGGGTTCCAATACATGGATAAAGCCTAGTGATGTGATCCAAAAGTAGACGTGATGTTTTGTCACAACTTCAAAAACTTGTACATAACCAAAAGGGTTCCAATACATGGATAAAGCCTAGTGATGTGATCCAAAAGTAGACGTGATGTTTTGTCACAACTTCACAAACTTGGATTTCATACTTATGAGTGGAAAGAAAACATCCaatgcattaaaaattttcatgcttAGTGATACTCAAAGGAATTCTAAAACTTGCTAAAACTTGCTAATATCAAATTATCATAATTATAGTAGAATAGGAAACACCTTAAAGTATAACTATGTTGACTCTACAACTTATGTAAGAATCATAACATgttggatgtaacacccctaacccgtatccgtcgtcggattagggttacgaggcactACCTAACTTAACATAGTCTAACACagtcatttatcacaattcatgtCTACtaatcatattttatatataaacatttttttttccgAACCAACTAAATCATTACTCAAGCCGAATCTTATAGCCAAAcattatcatacatatatacttcgaaacatacttcccaaaagagtttataacatgaccgaatatacataataattagtATCTCTAACAAGCCATTTCGTATTGCCACTTATATACAACTCAAAATTAAccatagtctatacatgccatatgccatAATATGAagctttcaaaaataccaaattgtcaattgatagtgtgacgataatccttgacgatcctcgagctcgaGCTAGttttatatatctataaaacaatagaAGAATGCCCAAAGTAAGCTttggaagcttagtaagccataagcaaataaatcacctcaatgatatttataattcaattcaactaggttgaattcaaataaatctcaaacacataaacatttaactaactcatataattgcatattatcacattaagtactaaacttaccttaatatTTTATGAACATAAAACTTCACATATACCTGAATCATTCaactcaaattcacattcggaatTGTTAAGATCATACAGAAATCATAtaaaactcgtacaatgccatatccgaGATATGGTATTATATGTTAACGCatatcaatgccaatgtcccaaacatggtcttacatgttttctcacttcgatgccaatgtcccagacatggtcttacacgaaatcacacctcGGAAGTCTTAATATCATGACATCAATATCCAATATATTTACTAAGGTTCATTCAGAGATTTCGACTtcgtaattaaatcaattcatgcaCGAAACTAGTCATccaatgctcaaatcaattcGACAGTATATATCCATATACGAAtcaaattcggcaatgtatatctatatacaaatcaattcagCAATGAATATCCATATACAATTCAAATTTGACAATGTATaaccatatacaaatcaaattcgaCAATATATATCTATAAACAAATCAAATTCGacaatgtatatttatatataaatcaattcggcaatgtatatccatatacaaatcaaattcggcaatgtataaccatatacaaatcaaattcggcaatgtatatctatatacaaatcaattcggcaatgtatatctATAAACAATTCAAATTCGACAATGTATATCTATAAACAAATCAATTTCGTCAATGTATATCTATAAAGAAAtcaaattcggcaatgtatatctttatacaaatcaattcggcaatgtataaaacatatacatttaaattcaaaaacatttatttacttatgaacttacctcgtactcggaattgacgaatttgatcgattactcgataattTTGCCTTTCCCGTGATCTAATTttggattcctcttttcttgagtgttatgtattcaaaattaactcatttaatcatataatcattcaattcagtccaaaagcacatatttaagccaatttacactttggccctaaactttcacatttcttacaatttagtccctatttcacaaatacacaaaattcataaaattcaacaagacccatgcttgatcgaattaccatagtgcccctagtagcccatatttcacacttattcacacttttaaccccatattttcatcttttcccaatttaatccctaatttgcattttcatcaaaaaataactttataaaatatgaaaatctaacatcaaatattcatatttcaccattaaaaatcaaagaacacataagctcatcaatgacaactatcaaaatctttaacagttttgaaattgaAGACACGgactagctagtactagttgtaacgatctcaaaaacatagaaatcattaaaaatcgagtaaaaatgcacttacatgcacTAGAAATGTTGGCCGAATGCTTTAagccctaactatggcttcctaACCTTCAAATTTCGGTAGTGTTTAGCTTTTGGGATTATGATActttaattttacttattttaattttaagttatttggttatttactaatttaaccttaacatataacctttataatttcattttactgGCCATAAAAGTCCACTAGCAATTTgtatggtctaattgcaacataaaactctcaaccatttaatcacattgtcatttaatatctttaactaatagaactcaagttttgcactttacgcgatttagtcctttttattgaattaagcatgcaaaGGATAAAGGCGGAGGTTTTTGGGTGTTTGGAAGGGTTTGAGTTTGAGGAAGTCCCTACCCATCttctcatatattatttatttatttatttaaagtatatatttttacatCCTATCAACTCTTATTTTTTGTGGGAAATCTTGCGTGTTACATGGTTATTAGTTAAAGAGAGTGGTGAATCTTCTAAAGTTAAGGGTAAAGGCAAAGTGGTGGAGAGCTAGGCAACAAACTTTGTTGGTGTTCTTCCATCAAGGTGGTAACCTCTAACTCTCCTATACTTCTTGTTAAGTCATAAATATGATGCCTGTGTAATAATGCATGCATGTTATATGTCTTTGGGTGGAAATCTTGTTTGGATGATTTAAAATGAAGCTAAAAACTTAGTTGTGAAATTTGCTAGAAACAAATCATTACATGAACAATAtgtttgaaaattcaccataaattttggaaaaataattaagaaGTGATCTACACATCGTTGTAACCGTGAGTCAGTCTAGTTTCGTTTAGAATAAACGAAgatcaattttgatttttattttaaaagatatgaatttttgagtGTTGAAAGGTCATAAAAATCTGGTAGCAGAATTCTTATAAAACAGATTTAATAGTGACTTTGAAAACTCACCAAAAATTTCGCAAGATAAAATAAGAAGTGATCCTTATATCTTTTTAACCGTACAGAAGTATAGTTTCATTTAAACCAAAAGGTGCTCAATTTAGAGTTATATATTAagagttattaatttttgaatgagAAAATGTCAGAATGTCAATGTAGCAAACTGTCACATctcattagttaatattttattttgaatgatAAGCAAGTTGAAACGAGTATGAGATTCGAATGTCATAGTTGTATTTTTGTGATTATATGTTTGATGCTTTGTTTGCACTCAGCCTTCAGGCTCTAACCTAACTAGCGGCCATGAGTGGCCTTTGGGATAACCCTACAGACACCTATGATTATTTGACTAGCAGTCATGGGTGGTGAGAGACTACTTGAATACCCGATTATTTGAGCAGTATGTGCAATCTAACAAGTTTGACAAGTTTGATATGCAAGCGATTTGGTTATGTAGATTTAATGACTCATGATTTAATTATTCGATACTCATGTCATGTTTTTATGTATACATTTGATTTGCATGCTTATATTTATGAATTGCTTGAAGTATGGTAGATTTGTTGTGTACCACTGAGCCTGTAAAGCTCAGCTTTCGAATTTTCGTATTGTTCAGATTTGTAAACTTTTGTTCATGTCCGAGGAACATCATCGACGAGAGACTCCTAGTATCACGTTTTCAGAGTACAGTACCTTATCTATTAGTGGGCATTGTATTCCTAAggctttacttttatttttttgtaggTCTGAAActtatttatcatttttgttattttgactattttgatATACAATGATATTGGAGCTCCACATATTTTGTATAACTACTTTTGGTATTTTCTCTTATATAAAATGTATTTCAatgtcttaattttttttttaaaaattttattgcatTACTCTGGTGACCTGATGTATCGCCTTAGTATTCGAGTACTCTGTATTCGGGattagggtgttatatttagtggtatcagagtaaaGTTTAATCGATTTTAGGACCAGCTGGTCAGTAGTAGTAAGGTGTCAATGAATACATGCCCCTAAGTTTAAGAGTACTTTTCTTAGACTAGAAGACTGATGATGCTTTCTCTTTTCTATTTCGTCTTCAGATTCAATATGCCCGACGATTCAAATTGTAGCCATGAGGTTAGGGAGAAGAGTCATGCTTCTCCGATGGATGATACGGGAGAAGAGTTTGTCCCAAAAATTGACGACTTTGACATTCTAATGGTTCCGGACGTGGATGGGTAGCTTACTTCCAGAATCTTAATTTTGCTCTACATCGTATCCTTCGAGCAATATCGAGGATTCAGCCTACCCCACCTGCTTCACCACCATTTGTTGTTCCGCATGAGACTCCGATAGAGAGATTTCGTAGATGTAAGGCGAAAAACTTTTATAGCACCAGCGAGGATGACCCGATAGTTGTTGGTTAGTGGTTGAGGGACACACTAAGGACTTTGAGGCCACTCCATTTTACCCCTGAGGGTAACTTAGAGTGATGCATGTGATTTGTGGGAGACGGTCGAGATGGCTTTACAGCCAGAGCAGCCAACGTGGGATCAATTGTTGTCCGAGTTCTGAGGGAAGCACATTGGTCAGGCACATATGGATGACTTGAAGATGCATTTTTCACAGCTAGTCCAGGGCAACCGATTAGTGTATGAGTACGAGAGGGACTTTCTGCGATTGAGTCTCTTCGCAGTGGCTTCTGAGAGTCTTAGATGCAGGAGATTTCGTGAGGGGTTGAACATTGATATTCA from Gossypium hirsutum isolate 1008001.06 chromosome D12, Gossypium_hirsutum_v2.1, whole genome shotgun sequence includes these protein-coding regions:
- the LOC107945734 gene encoding peroxisomal and mitochondrial division factor 2 encodes the protein MADSTVINGEVENQMADNFYDADKAKLTEQDSKIKALESEKLDLSNENKELKEKMKKATLEIDQLRNKEEEMRQEMDHWDEDKKVLESVAARSADLETEVARLQHDLITSMSDADEANKQSMELKRELEEKGLEIRRLGKEITELKKEKVENEKRERELERKLGVLEVRESEERSKNVRMEEELRQQLDVFKNKVKDLEAEVARTRVELETTKEEQRESEERAMGFKLKLLELKEEVEKKAADGINGKSREIVETAESKEKGLNVPPLVAAGSAAAVLVAAAAVYLCCRKRS